The proteins below are encoded in one region of Salmo salar chromosome ssa02, Ssal_v3.1, whole genome shotgun sequence:
- the LOC106580187 gene encoding ankyrin repeat domain-containing protein 34A, giving the protein MGDGGALHTEGNALLKAVFQGKLRLTRLLLEGGAYINEGNERGETPISAACLAGYEDPQSRQRMVRYLLEKGADPNIPDKSGRTALMHACVEQAGKEVVSLLLENGADPSLKDYTGSSALVHAINRGDRDTLQVLLDACKAKGKEVIIITTDTSPSGTKKTKQYLNSPPSPGVVDKLSPMACMSPSEVVIQTSNSPAAEKAEEEDSIFSFALTSALPLPSTRTLGEKRPHPRKLLKRLNSEPWGLVAPSVLSRVPQEEVDGGLEEEGGGRIITEMNGLSISGPGRPLLSRRHSIETHDPCSPKLIDRSCSEDCAALCSSSWADKVQQHQILYRRNTAPESQENTGGPGAVALRTLAHPKLTRMEHYESDTHLCPESIPGSPDSGRVSVERRKYNASPLSLLTTSSRESLESIPNSVSPITMRRRPSGLLERRGSGTLLLDHISHTRPGFLPPLNVNPHRPIPDIRANGKPTSPIHSGPKILVPVAPASPKRGPDFKMKKKLMRRHSMQTEQMKQLSTFQEILTEKVIESNGD; this is encoded by the coding sequence ATGGGAGATGGAGGAGCCCTCCATACGGAGGGGAACGCCCTTCTCAAAGCCGTCTTCCAGGGCAAGCTGCGACTGACCCGGCTCCTCCTGGAAGGGGGCGCCTACATCAATGAAGGCAACGAGCGGGGCGAGACCCCCATctctgctgcctgcctggctggctacGAGGACCCCCAGAGCCGCCAAAGGATGGTGCGCTACCTCCTGGAGAAAGGAGCCGATCCCAACATCCCAGACAAGTCTGGGCGGACCGCCCTGATGCATGCCTGTGTCGAGCAGGCGGGCAAAGAGGTGGTGTCCCTGCTCCTAGAGAATGGAGCTGACCCCAGCCTCAAGGACTACACAGGCTCCTCCGCCCTGGTCCATGCCATCAACAGAGGTGACCGAGACACCCTCCAGGTCCTGCTGGATGCCTGCAAGGCCAAGGGCAAGGAGGTGATCATCATCACCACTGACACATCACCCTCGGGTACCAAGAAGACCAAGCAGTACCTCAACTCCCCCCCATCACCAGGGGTGGTGGACAAGCTCTCGCCCATGGCCTGCATGTCGCCCTCAGAGGTGGTGATCCAGACCTCCAATTCCCCAGCAGCAGAGAAAGCTGAGGAGGAGGACAGTATCTTCAGCTTTGCGTTAACATCAGCTTTACCCCTACCCTCCACTAGAACCCTAGGGGAGAAAAGGCCGCACCCCCGCAAACTCCTGAAGAGGCTCAACTCGGAGCCTTGGGGACTGGTAGCACCCTCAGTGCTCAGCAGGGTCCCACAGGAGGAGGTTGATGGTGGACTGGAGGAGGAAGGTGGGGGTAGGATCATCACTGAGATGAATGGTCTGTCAATATCGGGTCCTGGCAGGCCTCTCCTGTCTCGTCGGCACAGCATCGAAACACACGACCCCTGCTCACCCAAACTCATTGACCGATCCTGCTCAGAGGACTGCGCAGCCCTTTGTAGCTCCTCCTGGGCCGACAAAGTCCAACAGCACCAGATCCTGTACCGCAGGAACACCGCGCCTGAGTCTCAGGAAAATACAGGCGGACCAGGGGCGGTGGCTTTACGCACCCTGGCTCACCCCAAACTTACCCGTATGGAGCACTATGAGTCAGACACACACCTGTGTCCTGAGTCCATCCCTGGATCTCCAGACTCGGGGCGCGTGTCGGTGGAGCGGAGGAAGTATAATGCctcgcccctctctctgctcACCACCTCCTCCCGGGAGTCCCTTGAGAGCATCCCCAATTCTGTCTCCCCCATCACCATGCGCAGACGGCCCTCCGGCCTCCTGGAGCGCAGAGGCTCAGGCACCCTCCTCTTGGACCACATCTCCCACACCCGCCCCGGGTTCTTGCCCCCACTCAATGTCAACCCCCACCGGCCCATCCCAGACATCCGGGCCAATGGCAAGCCCACTTCCCCCATCCACTCTGGTCCGAAGATCCTGGTTCCAGTTGCCCCTGCCTCACCCAAGAGAGGCCCAGACTTCAAGATGAAGAAGAAACTGATGAGGAGGCACTCCATGCAGACGGAACAGATGAAACAGCTCTCCACCTTCCAGGAGATCCTTACAGAGAAGGTAATTGAGTCCAACGGGGACTGA